One Carassius carassius chromosome 28, fCarCar2.1, whole genome shotgun sequence genomic window carries:
- the LOC132107673 gene encoding diacylglycerol kinase delta-like isoform X1, producing the protein MAAVGAAAAEAESSDSEPEQEHGSPQKLIRKVSTSGQIRSKTILKEGKLMKQTNFQRWKRRYFKLRGRTLYYAQTAKSIIFDEVDLTDASVAESSTKNVNNSFTVITPCRRLVLCAENRKEMEEWIAALKSVQNREHFESTQFSMDHFSGMHNWYVCSHARPTYCNVCREALSGVTSHGLSCEVCKFKAHKRCAVRATNNCKWTTLASIGKDILEDEDGISMPHQWLEGNLPVSAKCTVCDKTCGSVLRLQDCRCLWCKAMVHAGCKEQLSPKCPLGQCKVSVIPPTALNSIDSDGFWKATCPPTCTSPLLVFVNSKSGDNQGVKFLRRFKQLLNPAQVFDLMNGGPHLGLRLFQKFDTFRILVCGGDGSVGWVLSEIDALTLHKQCQLGVLPLGTGNDLARVLGWGSACDDDTQLPQILEKLERASTKMLDRWSIMVYETKLPRQHSSSTVTEDCSEDSEVQHILTYEDSVAAHLSKILTSDQHSVVISSAKVLCETVKDFVAKVGRAYERNTENSEESEAMAKKCGVLKEKLDSLLKTLNEEAQASSVLSAPPPTIAEEQVDGEGVVLAPPPAPPTVTAPCSPRPPAAIFKPREQLMLRANSLKKAIRQIIEHTEKAVDEQNAQTEEHLPSLPAEEEEEDDGSETLSLQSSYSSRVRASRRASKTPCEKLISKGSLSIGSSASLPAQTGSRENMPMLNTKILYPSLRAGVGGSFSGSVITRLLVNADPFNYDPENLDLFTEKCVMNNYFGIGLDAKISLDFNNKRDEHPEKCRSRTKNMMWYGVLGTKELLHRTYKNLEQRVLLECDGRPIPLPSLQGIAVLNIPSYAGGTNFWGGTKEDDTFTAPSFDDKILEVVAVFGSMQMAVSRVINLQHHRIAQCRTVKITILGDEGVPVQVDGEAWIQPPGYIRILHKNRTQTLTRDRAFENTLKSWEDKQRGEIPRLVSQHASQPEIVSEEETAQISLFGQAAGALIHCIRDVAQSHHTIEQELAHAVNASSKAMDLVYANSKSSGGLTCNVVMEMVSNVKALHSETELLLAGKMCLQLDAPQRDQLSAALSSVALQLRRLTDISWISQLIEPADDEGQLSDFSKRSRSAKFRLVPKFKKDKNNKNKETCAALNMPVNTWGVEEVGVWLEMLCLSEYKEIFIRHDIRGPELLQLERRDLKDLGVTKVGHMKRILQGIRDLSRNSTTSEA; encoded by the exons ACAATTTTAAAAGAAGGAAAGTTGATGAAACAGACGAATTTTCAGCGCTGGAAGAGACGTTACTTTAAACTGCGGGGAAGAACGCTGTACTACGCTCAGACGGCCAAG TCAATTATCTTTGATGAAGTGGATCTGACGGATGCCAGTGTAGCAGAATCAAGCACGAAGAACGTTAACAACAGCTTTAcc GTAATCACTCCGTGTCGTCGGCTGGTTCTGTGTGCTGAAAACAGGAAAGAGATGGAGGAATGGATCGCAGCGCTGAAGAGTGTTCAGAACAGAGAACACTTTGAG TCCACTCAGTTCAGCATGGATCATTTCTCTGGGATGCATAACTGGTACGTCTGTTCTCACGCTCGCCCCACGTACTGTAACGTCTGTCGCGAGGCTCTGTCTGGAGTCACGTCTCACGGACTCTCCTGCGAAG TGTGTAAGTTCAAGGCTCACAAGCGTTGTGCGGTCAGAGCCACTAATAACTGTAAATGGACGACACTGGCCTCTATCGGCAAAGACATCCTGGAGGATGAGGATGGG ATCTCGATGCCTCATCAGTGGCTGGAGGGTAATCTGCCCGTCAGCGCCAAATGCACCGTGTGCGATAAAACCTGCGGCAGCGTCTTGAGACTGCAGGACTGCCGCTGTTTATGGTGCAAAGCCATG GTGCATGCTGGGTGTAAAGAGCAGCTCTCTCCGAAGTGCCCACTGGGTCAGTGTAAAGTCTCTGTGATCCCACCCACCGCCCTCAACAGCATTGACTCAGACG ggttcTGGAAGGCGACGTGTCCTCCGACCTGCACGAGTCCGCTGCTGGTGTTCGTGAACAGTAAAAGTGGAGATAATCAGGGCGTGAAGTTCCTGCGGCGCTTCAAGCAGCTGTTGAATCCTGCTCAAGTGTTTGATCTGATGAACGGAGGGCCACACCTGGG CTTGCGTCTGTTTCAGAAGTTCGACACGTTTCGTATTCTGGTGTGTGGAGGAGACGGCAGCGTCGGGTGGGTTTTATCAGAGATAGACGCGCTGACTTTACACAAACAG TGCCAGCTCGGCGTACTTCCTCTGGGAACAGGAAATGACCTGGCCAGGGTTTTGGGCTGGGGCTCGGCGTGTGACGACGACACACAGTTACCACAGATCCTGGAGAAGCTGGAGAGAGCCAGTACTAAGATGCTGGACAG ATGGAGTATTATGGTATATGAGACCAAGTTACCACGGCAACACTCCAGCTCCACGGTAACAGAGGACTGTAGTGAGGACTCGGAG GTGCAGCACATTCTAACATATGAAGACTCGGTTGCTGCTCATCTCTCTAAAATCCTGACGTCCGATCAGCATTCGGTGGTCATTTCATCTGCCAA AGTCCTGTGTGAGACGGTAAAAGACTTTGTTGCGAAAGTCGGACGTGCTTACGAGAGAAACACCGAAAACTCAGAAGAATCAGAGGCCATGGCTAAAAAG TGTGGTGTGCTGAAAGAAAAGTTGGACTCGTTATTGAAAACGCTTAATGAGGAAGCCCAAGCCAGCAGTGTGTTGTCTGCACCACCGCCCACCATTGCTGAGGAGCAGGTGGATGGGGAGGGTGTGGTCCTGGCTCCGCCCCCTGCCCCGCCCACAGTCACAGCCCCTTGTTCGCCTCGACCCCCTGCCGCCATCTTCAAACCCCGAGAGCAGCTGATGCTTCGAGCCAACAGCCTGAAGAAAGCCATCAGACAAATCATAGAGCACACCGAGAAAG CGGTGGATGAACAGAACGCTCAAACGGAGGAGCATTTGCCTTCGCTACCggcggaggaagaagaggaggatgatGGTTCAGAAACATTGTCTCTGCAGTCGTCATACAGCAGCCGAGTGCGAGCCAGCAGAAGAG CATCTAAGACTCCATGTGAGAAGCTCATCAGTAAAGGAAGCCTGTCCATAGGTAGCTCCGCCTCACTTCCTGCTCAGACAGGAAGTAGAGAGAACATGCCCATGCTGAACACTAAGATCCTCTACCCAA gTCTCAGAGCAGGTGTGGGGGGGTCTTTTAGCGGTTCGGTGATCACCAGGCTGCTGGTCAATGCTGATCCGTTCAACTATGATCCGGAGAACCT GGATCTGTTCACAGAGAAATGTGTGATGAATAATTATTTCGGAATCGGTCTGGATGCCAAGATCTCTCTGGACTTCAACAACAAACGTGACGAGCATCCAGAAAAATGCAG AAGTCGCACTAAAAACATGATGTGGTATGGAGTCCTGGGAACCAAAGAACTTCTGCATAGAACATACAAGAACCTGGAGCAGAGAGTTCtgctggag tgtgACGGGAGGCCGATCCCTCTTCCCAGTCTGCAGGGAATTGCTGTGCTGAATATTCCCAGTTACGCAGGAGGAACCAACTTCTGGGGCGGAACTAAAGAGGATGAT ACGTTCACGGCTCCGTCGTTTGACGATAAGATCCTGGAGGTGGTGGCTGTGTTCGGCAGCATGCAGATGGCTGTTTCTAGAGTTATTAATCTACAGCATCACCGTATCGCACAG TGTCGAACAGTGAAGATCACTATTCTGGGAGATGAAGGCGTCCCTGTGCAGGTGGACGGGGAAGCCTGGATACAACCGCCCGGATACATCCGGATCCTCCACAAGAACCGCACACAAACCCTCACCAGAGACCGG GCGTTCGAGAACACTCTGAAGTCGTGGGAGGACAAACAGAGAGGCGAGATTCCACGGCTGGTTTCCCAGCATGCATCACAGCCGGAGATCGTTTCTGAGGAGGAAACTGCTCAGATCAGTCTGTTCGGACAGGCAGCCGGTGCACTTATACATTG TATCAGGGACGTGGCACAGTCTCATCACACTATCGAGCAGGAATTGGCTCATGCGGTCAACGCCAGCTCTAAAGCCATGGATCTGGTGTACGCAAACTCCAAAAGCAGCGGG ggtttGACCTGTAACGTGGTGATGGAGATGGTCAGTAACGTCAAAGCTCTGCACAGCGAGACCGAACTGCTGCTCGCAGGAAAGATGTGCCTG cagctgGATGCTCCTCAGAGAGATCAGCTGAGCGCTGCGTTGAGTTCAGTCGCTCTGCAGTTACGCAGACTCACAGACATCAGCTGGATCAGTCAGCTCATCGAGCCGGCCGACGACGAG ggtCAGCTGTCCGATTTCTCCAAGCGCAGTCGTAGCGCTAAATTCCGCCTCGTGCCAAAATTCaagaaagacaaaaacaacaaaaacaaggagacgtGCGCCGCCCTCAACATGCCAG TGAATACGTGGGGTGTGGAGGAAGTGGGCGTCTGGCTGGAGATGCTCTGTCTGTCCGAGTATAAGGAGATCTTCATCAGACATGATATCAGAGGACCAGAGCTGCTTCAGCTGGAGAGGAGAGACCTGAAG gatctGGGAGTGACTAAAGTCGGCCACATGAAGCGGATCCTGCAGGGAATCAGGGATTTGAGTCGAAACAGCACAACCAGCGAAGCCTAG
- the LOC132107673 gene encoding diacylglycerol kinase delta-like isoform X2, whose protein sequence is MAAVGAAAAEAESSDSEPEQEHGSPQKLIRKVSTSGQIRSKTILKEGKLMKQTNFQRWKRRYFKLRGRTLYYAQTAKSIIFDEVDLTDASVAESSTKNVNNSFTVITPCRRLVLCAENRKEMEEWIAALKSVQNREHFESTQFSMDHFSGMHNWYVCSHARPTYCNVCREALSGVTSHGLSCEVCKFKAHKRCAVRATNNCKWTTLASIGKDILEDEDGISMPHQWLEGNLPVSAKCTVCDKTCGSVLRLQDCRCLWCKAMVHAGCKEQLSPKCPLGQCKVSVIPPTALNSIDSDGFWKATCPPTCTSPLLVFVNSKSGDNQGVKFLRRFKQLLNPAQVFDLMNGGPHLGLRLFQKFDTFRILVCGGDGSVGWVLSEIDALTLHKQCQLGVLPLGTGNDLARVLGWGSACDDDTQLPQILEKLERASTKMLDRWSIMVYETKLPRQHSSSTVTEDCSEDSEVQHILTYEDSVAAHLSKILTSDQHSVVISSAKVLCETVKDFVAKVGRAYERNTENSEESEAMAKKCGVLKEKLDSLLKTLNEEAQASSVLSAPPPTIAEEQVDGEGVVLAPPPAPPTVTAPCSPRPPAAIFKPREQLMLRANSLKKAIRQIIEHTEKAVDEQNAQTEEHLPSLPAEEEEEDDGSETLSLQSSYSSRVRASRRASKTPCEKLISKGSLSIGSSASLPAQTGSRENMPMLNTKILYPSLRAGVGGSFSGSVITRLLVNADPFNYDPENLDLFTEKCVMNNYFGIGLDAKISLDFNNKRDEHPEKCRSRTKNMMWYGVLGTKELLHRTYKNLEQRVLLECDGRPIPLPSLQGIAVLNIPSYAGGTNFWGGTKEDDTFTAPSFDDKILEVVAVFGSMQMAVSRVINLQHHRIAQCRTVKITILGDEGVPVQVDGEAWIQPPGYIRILHKNRTQTLTRDRAFENTLKSWEDKQRGEIPRLVSQHASQPEIVSEEETAQISLFGQAAGALIHCIRDVAQSHHTIEQELAHAVNASSKAMDLVYANSKSSGGLTCNVVMEMVSNVKALHSETELLLAGKMCLLDAPQRDQLSAALSSVALQLRRLTDISWISQLIEPADDEGQLSDFSKRSRSAKFRLVPKFKKDKNNKNKETCAALNMPVNTWGVEEVGVWLEMLCLSEYKEIFIRHDIRGPELLQLERRDLKDLGVTKVGHMKRILQGIRDLSRNSTTSEA, encoded by the exons ACAATTTTAAAAGAAGGAAAGTTGATGAAACAGACGAATTTTCAGCGCTGGAAGAGACGTTACTTTAAACTGCGGGGAAGAACGCTGTACTACGCTCAGACGGCCAAG TCAATTATCTTTGATGAAGTGGATCTGACGGATGCCAGTGTAGCAGAATCAAGCACGAAGAACGTTAACAACAGCTTTAcc GTAATCACTCCGTGTCGTCGGCTGGTTCTGTGTGCTGAAAACAGGAAAGAGATGGAGGAATGGATCGCAGCGCTGAAGAGTGTTCAGAACAGAGAACACTTTGAG TCCACTCAGTTCAGCATGGATCATTTCTCTGGGATGCATAACTGGTACGTCTGTTCTCACGCTCGCCCCACGTACTGTAACGTCTGTCGCGAGGCTCTGTCTGGAGTCACGTCTCACGGACTCTCCTGCGAAG TGTGTAAGTTCAAGGCTCACAAGCGTTGTGCGGTCAGAGCCACTAATAACTGTAAATGGACGACACTGGCCTCTATCGGCAAAGACATCCTGGAGGATGAGGATGGG ATCTCGATGCCTCATCAGTGGCTGGAGGGTAATCTGCCCGTCAGCGCCAAATGCACCGTGTGCGATAAAACCTGCGGCAGCGTCTTGAGACTGCAGGACTGCCGCTGTTTATGGTGCAAAGCCATG GTGCATGCTGGGTGTAAAGAGCAGCTCTCTCCGAAGTGCCCACTGGGTCAGTGTAAAGTCTCTGTGATCCCACCCACCGCCCTCAACAGCATTGACTCAGACG ggttcTGGAAGGCGACGTGTCCTCCGACCTGCACGAGTCCGCTGCTGGTGTTCGTGAACAGTAAAAGTGGAGATAATCAGGGCGTGAAGTTCCTGCGGCGCTTCAAGCAGCTGTTGAATCCTGCTCAAGTGTTTGATCTGATGAACGGAGGGCCACACCTGGG CTTGCGTCTGTTTCAGAAGTTCGACACGTTTCGTATTCTGGTGTGTGGAGGAGACGGCAGCGTCGGGTGGGTTTTATCAGAGATAGACGCGCTGACTTTACACAAACAG TGCCAGCTCGGCGTACTTCCTCTGGGAACAGGAAATGACCTGGCCAGGGTTTTGGGCTGGGGCTCGGCGTGTGACGACGACACACAGTTACCACAGATCCTGGAGAAGCTGGAGAGAGCCAGTACTAAGATGCTGGACAG ATGGAGTATTATGGTATATGAGACCAAGTTACCACGGCAACACTCCAGCTCCACGGTAACAGAGGACTGTAGTGAGGACTCGGAG GTGCAGCACATTCTAACATATGAAGACTCGGTTGCTGCTCATCTCTCTAAAATCCTGACGTCCGATCAGCATTCGGTGGTCATTTCATCTGCCAA AGTCCTGTGTGAGACGGTAAAAGACTTTGTTGCGAAAGTCGGACGTGCTTACGAGAGAAACACCGAAAACTCAGAAGAATCAGAGGCCATGGCTAAAAAG TGTGGTGTGCTGAAAGAAAAGTTGGACTCGTTATTGAAAACGCTTAATGAGGAAGCCCAAGCCAGCAGTGTGTTGTCTGCACCACCGCCCACCATTGCTGAGGAGCAGGTGGATGGGGAGGGTGTGGTCCTGGCTCCGCCCCCTGCCCCGCCCACAGTCACAGCCCCTTGTTCGCCTCGACCCCCTGCCGCCATCTTCAAACCCCGAGAGCAGCTGATGCTTCGAGCCAACAGCCTGAAGAAAGCCATCAGACAAATCATAGAGCACACCGAGAAAG CGGTGGATGAACAGAACGCTCAAACGGAGGAGCATTTGCCTTCGCTACCggcggaggaagaagaggaggatgatGGTTCAGAAACATTGTCTCTGCAGTCGTCATACAGCAGCCGAGTGCGAGCCAGCAGAAGAG CATCTAAGACTCCATGTGAGAAGCTCATCAGTAAAGGAAGCCTGTCCATAGGTAGCTCCGCCTCACTTCCTGCTCAGACAGGAAGTAGAGAGAACATGCCCATGCTGAACACTAAGATCCTCTACCCAA gTCTCAGAGCAGGTGTGGGGGGGTCTTTTAGCGGTTCGGTGATCACCAGGCTGCTGGTCAATGCTGATCCGTTCAACTATGATCCGGAGAACCT GGATCTGTTCACAGAGAAATGTGTGATGAATAATTATTTCGGAATCGGTCTGGATGCCAAGATCTCTCTGGACTTCAACAACAAACGTGACGAGCATCCAGAAAAATGCAG AAGTCGCACTAAAAACATGATGTGGTATGGAGTCCTGGGAACCAAAGAACTTCTGCATAGAACATACAAGAACCTGGAGCAGAGAGTTCtgctggag tgtgACGGGAGGCCGATCCCTCTTCCCAGTCTGCAGGGAATTGCTGTGCTGAATATTCCCAGTTACGCAGGAGGAACCAACTTCTGGGGCGGAACTAAAGAGGATGAT ACGTTCACGGCTCCGTCGTTTGACGATAAGATCCTGGAGGTGGTGGCTGTGTTCGGCAGCATGCAGATGGCTGTTTCTAGAGTTATTAATCTACAGCATCACCGTATCGCACAG TGTCGAACAGTGAAGATCACTATTCTGGGAGATGAAGGCGTCCCTGTGCAGGTGGACGGGGAAGCCTGGATACAACCGCCCGGATACATCCGGATCCTCCACAAGAACCGCACACAAACCCTCACCAGAGACCGG GCGTTCGAGAACACTCTGAAGTCGTGGGAGGACAAACAGAGAGGCGAGATTCCACGGCTGGTTTCCCAGCATGCATCACAGCCGGAGATCGTTTCTGAGGAGGAAACTGCTCAGATCAGTCTGTTCGGACAGGCAGCCGGTGCACTTATACATTG TATCAGGGACGTGGCACAGTCTCATCACACTATCGAGCAGGAATTGGCTCATGCGGTCAACGCCAGCTCTAAAGCCATGGATCTGGTGTACGCAAACTCCAAAAGCAGCGGG ggtttGACCTGTAACGTGGTGATGGAGATGGTCAGTAACGTCAAAGCTCTGCACAGCGAGACCGAACTGCTGCTCGCAGGAAAGATGTGCCTG ctgGATGCTCCTCAGAGAGATCAGCTGAGCGCTGCGTTGAGTTCAGTCGCTCTGCAGTTACGCAGACTCACAGACATCAGCTGGATCAGTCAGCTCATCGAGCCGGCCGACGACGAG ggtCAGCTGTCCGATTTCTCCAAGCGCAGTCGTAGCGCTAAATTCCGCCTCGTGCCAAAATTCaagaaagacaaaaacaacaaaaacaaggagacgtGCGCCGCCCTCAACATGCCAG TGAATACGTGGGGTGTGGAGGAAGTGGGCGTCTGGCTGGAGATGCTCTGTCTGTCCGAGTATAAGGAGATCTTCATCAGACATGATATCAGAGGACCAGAGCTGCTTCAGCTGGAGAGGAGAGACCTGAAG gatctGGGAGTGACTAAAGTCGGCCACATGAAGCGGATCCTGCAGGGAATCAGGGATTTGAGTCGAAACAGCACAACCAGCGAAGCCTAG
- the LOC132107673 gene encoding diacylglycerol kinase delta-like isoform X3, translating into MEEWIAALKSVQNREHFESTQFSMDHFSGMHNWYVCSHARPTYCNVCREALSGVTSHGLSCEVCKFKAHKRCAVRATNNCKWTTLASIGKDILEDEDGISMPHQWLEGNLPVSAKCTVCDKTCGSVLRLQDCRCLWCKAMVHAGCKEQLSPKCPLGQCKVSVIPPTALNSIDSDGFWKATCPPTCTSPLLVFVNSKSGDNQGVKFLRRFKQLLNPAQVFDLMNGGPHLGLRLFQKFDTFRILVCGGDGSVGWVLSEIDALTLHKQCQLGVLPLGTGNDLARVLGWGSACDDDTQLPQILEKLERASTKMLDRWSIMVYETKLPRQHSSSTVTEDCSEDSEVQHILTYEDSVAAHLSKILTSDQHSVVISSAKVLCETVKDFVAKVGRAYERNTENSEESEAMAKKCGVLKEKLDSLLKTLNEEAQASSVLSAPPPTIAEEQVDGEGVVLAPPPAPPTVTAPCSPRPPAAIFKPREQLMLRANSLKKAIRQIIEHTEKAVDEQNAQTEEHLPSLPAEEEEEDDGSETLSLQSSYSSRVRASRRASKTPCEKLISKGSLSIGSSASLPAQTGSRENMPMLNTKILYPSLRAGVGGSFSGSVITRLLVNADPFNYDPENLDLFTEKCVMNNYFGIGLDAKISLDFNNKRDEHPEKCRSRTKNMMWYGVLGTKELLHRTYKNLEQRVLLECDGRPIPLPSLQGIAVLNIPSYAGGTNFWGGTKEDDTFTAPSFDDKILEVVAVFGSMQMAVSRVINLQHHRIAQCRTVKITILGDEGVPVQVDGEAWIQPPGYIRILHKNRTQTLTRDRAFENTLKSWEDKQRGEIPRLVSQHASQPEIVSEEETAQISLFGQAAGALIHCIRDVAQSHHTIEQELAHAVNASSKAMDLVYANSKSSGGLTCNVVMEMVSNVKALHSETELLLAGKMCLQLDAPQRDQLSAALSSVALQLRRLTDISWISQLIEPADDEGQLSDFSKRSRSAKFRLVPKFKKDKNNKNKETCAALNMPVNTWGVEEVGVWLEMLCLSEYKEIFIRHDIRGPELLQLERRDLKDLGVTKVGHMKRILQGIRDLSRNSTTSEA; encoded by the exons ATGGAGGAATGGATCGCAGCGCTGAAGAGTGTTCAGAACAGAGAACACTTTGAG TCCACTCAGTTCAGCATGGATCATTTCTCTGGGATGCATAACTGGTACGTCTGTTCTCACGCTCGCCCCACGTACTGTAACGTCTGTCGCGAGGCTCTGTCTGGAGTCACGTCTCACGGACTCTCCTGCGAAG TGTGTAAGTTCAAGGCTCACAAGCGTTGTGCGGTCAGAGCCACTAATAACTGTAAATGGACGACACTGGCCTCTATCGGCAAAGACATCCTGGAGGATGAGGATGGG ATCTCGATGCCTCATCAGTGGCTGGAGGGTAATCTGCCCGTCAGCGCCAAATGCACCGTGTGCGATAAAACCTGCGGCAGCGTCTTGAGACTGCAGGACTGCCGCTGTTTATGGTGCAAAGCCATG GTGCATGCTGGGTGTAAAGAGCAGCTCTCTCCGAAGTGCCCACTGGGTCAGTGTAAAGTCTCTGTGATCCCACCCACCGCCCTCAACAGCATTGACTCAGACG ggttcTGGAAGGCGACGTGTCCTCCGACCTGCACGAGTCCGCTGCTGGTGTTCGTGAACAGTAAAAGTGGAGATAATCAGGGCGTGAAGTTCCTGCGGCGCTTCAAGCAGCTGTTGAATCCTGCTCAAGTGTTTGATCTGATGAACGGAGGGCCACACCTGGG CTTGCGTCTGTTTCAGAAGTTCGACACGTTTCGTATTCTGGTGTGTGGAGGAGACGGCAGCGTCGGGTGGGTTTTATCAGAGATAGACGCGCTGACTTTACACAAACAG TGCCAGCTCGGCGTACTTCCTCTGGGAACAGGAAATGACCTGGCCAGGGTTTTGGGCTGGGGCTCGGCGTGTGACGACGACACACAGTTACCACAGATCCTGGAGAAGCTGGAGAGAGCCAGTACTAAGATGCTGGACAG ATGGAGTATTATGGTATATGAGACCAAGTTACCACGGCAACACTCCAGCTCCACGGTAACAGAGGACTGTAGTGAGGACTCGGAG GTGCAGCACATTCTAACATATGAAGACTCGGTTGCTGCTCATCTCTCTAAAATCCTGACGTCCGATCAGCATTCGGTGGTCATTTCATCTGCCAA AGTCCTGTGTGAGACGGTAAAAGACTTTGTTGCGAAAGTCGGACGTGCTTACGAGAGAAACACCGAAAACTCAGAAGAATCAGAGGCCATGGCTAAAAAG TGTGGTGTGCTGAAAGAAAAGTTGGACTCGTTATTGAAAACGCTTAATGAGGAAGCCCAAGCCAGCAGTGTGTTGTCTGCACCACCGCCCACCATTGCTGAGGAGCAGGTGGATGGGGAGGGTGTGGTCCTGGCTCCGCCCCCTGCCCCGCCCACAGTCACAGCCCCTTGTTCGCCTCGACCCCCTGCCGCCATCTTCAAACCCCGAGAGCAGCTGATGCTTCGAGCCAACAGCCTGAAGAAAGCCATCAGACAAATCATAGAGCACACCGAGAAAG CGGTGGATGAACAGAACGCTCAAACGGAGGAGCATTTGCCTTCGCTACCggcggaggaagaagaggaggatgatGGTTCAGAAACATTGTCTCTGCAGTCGTCATACAGCAGCCGAGTGCGAGCCAGCAGAAGAG CATCTAAGACTCCATGTGAGAAGCTCATCAGTAAAGGAAGCCTGTCCATAGGTAGCTCCGCCTCACTTCCTGCTCAGACAGGAAGTAGAGAGAACATGCCCATGCTGAACACTAAGATCCTCTACCCAA gTCTCAGAGCAGGTGTGGGGGGGTCTTTTAGCGGTTCGGTGATCACCAGGCTGCTGGTCAATGCTGATCCGTTCAACTATGATCCGGAGAACCT GGATCTGTTCACAGAGAAATGTGTGATGAATAATTATTTCGGAATCGGTCTGGATGCCAAGATCTCTCTGGACTTCAACAACAAACGTGACGAGCATCCAGAAAAATGCAG AAGTCGCACTAAAAACATGATGTGGTATGGAGTCCTGGGAACCAAAGAACTTCTGCATAGAACATACAAGAACCTGGAGCAGAGAGTTCtgctggag tgtgACGGGAGGCCGATCCCTCTTCCCAGTCTGCAGGGAATTGCTGTGCTGAATATTCCCAGTTACGCAGGAGGAACCAACTTCTGGGGCGGAACTAAAGAGGATGAT ACGTTCACGGCTCCGTCGTTTGACGATAAGATCCTGGAGGTGGTGGCTGTGTTCGGCAGCATGCAGATGGCTGTTTCTAGAGTTATTAATCTACAGCATCACCGTATCGCACAG TGTCGAACAGTGAAGATCACTATTCTGGGAGATGAAGGCGTCCCTGTGCAGGTGGACGGGGAAGCCTGGATACAACCGCCCGGATACATCCGGATCCTCCACAAGAACCGCACACAAACCCTCACCAGAGACCGG GCGTTCGAGAACACTCTGAAGTCGTGGGAGGACAAACAGAGAGGCGAGATTCCACGGCTGGTTTCCCAGCATGCATCACAGCCGGAGATCGTTTCTGAGGAGGAAACTGCTCAGATCAGTCTGTTCGGACAGGCAGCCGGTGCACTTATACATTG TATCAGGGACGTGGCACAGTCTCATCACACTATCGAGCAGGAATTGGCTCATGCGGTCAACGCCAGCTCTAAAGCCATGGATCTGGTGTACGCAAACTCCAAAAGCAGCGGG ggtttGACCTGTAACGTGGTGATGGAGATGGTCAGTAACGTCAAAGCTCTGCACAGCGAGACCGAACTGCTGCTCGCAGGAAAGATGTGCCTG cagctgGATGCTCCTCAGAGAGATCAGCTGAGCGCTGCGTTGAGTTCAGTCGCTCTGCAGTTACGCAGACTCACAGACATCAGCTGGATCAGTCAGCTCATCGAGCCGGCCGACGACGAG ggtCAGCTGTCCGATTTCTCCAAGCGCAGTCGTAGCGCTAAATTCCGCCTCGTGCCAAAATTCaagaaagacaaaaacaacaaaaacaaggagacgtGCGCCGCCCTCAACATGCCAG TGAATACGTGGGGTGTGGAGGAAGTGGGCGTCTGGCTGGAGATGCTCTGTCTGTCCGAGTATAAGGAGATCTTCATCAGACATGATATCAGAGGACCAGAGCTGCTTCAGCTGGAGAGGAGAGACCTGAAG gatctGGGAGTGACTAAAGTCGGCCACATGAAGCGGATCCTGCAGGGAATCAGGGATTTGAGTCGAAACAGCACAACCAGCGAAGCCTAG